Proteins encoded by one window of Mustela erminea isolate mMusErm1 chromosome 7, mMusErm1.Pri, whole genome shotgun sequence:
- the ADRM1 gene encoding proteasomal ubiquitin receptor ADRM1 isoform X1, whose amino-acid sequence MTTSGALFPSLVPGSRGSSNKYLVEFRAGKMSLKGTTVTPDKRKGLVYIQQTDDSLIHFCWKDRTSGTVEDDLIIFPDDCEFKRVPQCPSGRVYVLKFKAGSKRLFFWMQEPKTDQDEEHCRKVNECLNSPPMPGALGASGTGGHELSALGGEGGLQSLLGNMSHSQLMQLIGPAGLGGLGGLGALTGPGLASLLGSGGPPASSSSSSSRSQSAAATPSSTASSTRATPAPSAPAATSVTSPSPAPSSGNGTSTAASPTQPIQLSDLQSILATMNVPAGPGGGQQVDLASVLTPEIMAPILANADVQERLLPYLPSGESLPQTAEEIQNTLTSPQFQQALGMFSAALASGQLGPLMCQFGLPAEAVEAANKGDVEAFAKAMQNSARPEEEGDGKDTKDEEEDMSLD is encoded by the exons ATGACGACCTCGGGCGCGCTGTTCCCAAGCCTGGTGCCCGGCTCGCGGGGCTCCTCCAACAAGTACCTGGTGGAGTTCCGCGCGGGGAAGATGTCGCTGAAGGGCACGACCGTCACCCCGGACAAGCGGAAAGGGCTCGTGTACATCCAGCAGACGGACGACTCCCTCATTCACTTCTGCTGGAAGGACCGCACGTCGGGCACCGTGGAGGAC GACCTGATCATCTTCCCTGACGACTGTGAGTTCAAGCGGGTGCCGCAGTGCCCCAGCGGGAGGGTCTACGTGCTCAAGTTCAAGGCAGGCTCCAAGCGGCTCTTCTTCTGGATGCAG GAGCCCAAGACCGACCAGGACGAGGAGCACTGCCGGAAGGTCAACGAGTGCCTGAACAGCCCTCCAATGCCGGGCGCGCTGGGGGCCAGCGGGACGGGAGGCCACGAGCTCTCTGCGCTGGGCG GCGAGGGCGGCTTGCAGAGCCTGCTGGGGAACATGAGCCACAGCCAGCTCATGCAGCTCATCGGACCCGCCGGCCTCGGAGGACTGG GTGGGCTGGGGGCCCTGACCGGGCCGGGCCTGGCCAGCCTCCTGGGGAGCGGAGGGCCTCCAGCCAGCAGCTCCTCGTCCAG CTCCCGGAGCCAGTCCGCAGCCGCCACCCCGTCCTCCACCGCCTCTTCTACCCGAgccaccccagccccctctgctCCAGCGGCCACCTCCGTGACCAGCCCGAGCCCCGCACCGAGCTCAGGTAACGGAACCAGCACGGCAGCCAGCCCAACCCAGCCCATCCAGCTGAGCGACCTTCAGAGCATTCTAGCTACGATGAACGTGCCGGCCGGGCCAGGAGGTGGCCAGCAAG TGGACCTGGCCAGTGTTCTGACGCCCGAGATCATGGCACCTATCCTTGCCAACGCGGATGTCCAGGAGCGCCTGCTGCCCTACCTGCCCTCTGGGGAATCACTGCCGCAGACGGCAGAGGAGATCCAGAACACGCTGACCTCGCCCCAGTTCCAGCAG GCTCTGGGTATGTTCAGCGCCGCCTTGGCCTCTGGGCAGCTGGGCCCCCTCATGTGCCAGTTCGGCCTCCCTGCAGAGGCCGTGGAGGCCGCCAACAAGGGCG aTGTGGAAGCATTTGCCAAAGCCATGCAGAACAGTGCCCGGCCCGAGGAGGAGGGCGACGGGAAGGACACCAAGGACGAAGAGGAAGACATGAGCTTAGACTGA
- the ADRM1 gene encoding proteasomal ubiquitin receptor ADRM1 isoform X2 translates to MTTSGALFPSLVPGSRGSSNKYLVEFRAGKMSLKGTTVTPDKRKGLVYIQQTDDSLIHFCWKDRTSGTVEDDLIIFPDDCEFKRVPQCPSGRVYVLKFKAGSKRLFFWMQEPKTDQDEEHCRKVNECLNSPPMPGALGASGTGGHELSALGGEGGLQSLLGNMSHSQLMQLIGPAGLGGLGGLGALTGPGLASLLGSGGPPASSSSSSSRSQSAAATPSSTASSTRATPAPSAPAATSVTSPSPAPSSGNGTSTAASPTQPIQLSDLQSILATMNVPAGPGGGQQVDLASVLTPEIMAPILANADVQERLLPYLPSGESLPQTAEEIQNTLTSPQFQQMWKHLPKPCRTVPGPRRRATGRTPRTKRKT, encoded by the exons ATGACGACCTCGGGCGCGCTGTTCCCAAGCCTGGTGCCCGGCTCGCGGGGCTCCTCCAACAAGTACCTGGTGGAGTTCCGCGCGGGGAAGATGTCGCTGAAGGGCACGACCGTCACCCCGGACAAGCGGAAAGGGCTCGTGTACATCCAGCAGACGGACGACTCCCTCATTCACTTCTGCTGGAAGGACCGCACGTCGGGCACCGTGGAGGAC GACCTGATCATCTTCCCTGACGACTGTGAGTTCAAGCGGGTGCCGCAGTGCCCCAGCGGGAGGGTCTACGTGCTCAAGTTCAAGGCAGGCTCCAAGCGGCTCTTCTTCTGGATGCAG GAGCCCAAGACCGACCAGGACGAGGAGCACTGCCGGAAGGTCAACGAGTGCCTGAACAGCCCTCCAATGCCGGGCGCGCTGGGGGCCAGCGGGACGGGAGGCCACGAGCTCTCTGCGCTGGGCG GCGAGGGCGGCTTGCAGAGCCTGCTGGGGAACATGAGCCACAGCCAGCTCATGCAGCTCATCGGACCCGCCGGCCTCGGAGGACTGG GTGGGCTGGGGGCCCTGACCGGGCCGGGCCTGGCCAGCCTCCTGGGGAGCGGAGGGCCTCCAGCCAGCAGCTCCTCGTCCAG CTCCCGGAGCCAGTCCGCAGCCGCCACCCCGTCCTCCACCGCCTCTTCTACCCGAgccaccccagccccctctgctCCAGCGGCCACCTCCGTGACCAGCCCGAGCCCCGCACCGAGCTCAGGTAACGGAACCAGCACGGCAGCCAGCCCAACCCAGCCCATCCAGCTGAGCGACCTTCAGAGCATTCTAGCTACGATGAACGTGCCGGCCGGGCCAGGAGGTGGCCAGCAAG TGGACCTGGCCAGTGTTCTGACGCCCGAGATCATGGCACCTATCCTTGCCAACGCGGATGTCCAGGAGCGCCTGCTGCCCTACCTGCCCTCTGGGGAATCACTGCCGCAGACGGCAGAGGAGATCCAGAACACGCTGACCTCGCCCCAGTTCCAGCAG aTGTGGAAGCATTTGCCAAAGCCATGCAGAACAGTGCCCGGCCCGAGGAGGAGGGCGACGGGAAGGACACCAAGGACGAAGAGGAAGACATGA